The following coding sequences lie in one Spinacia oleracea cultivar Varoflay chromosome 1, BTI_SOV_V1, whole genome shotgun sequence genomic window:
- the LOC110780089 gene encoding GTP-binding protein BRASSINAZOLE INSENSITIVE PALE GREEN 2, chloroplastic produces the protein MAVLLSSSSPSSLPNAKLFISRDAAAERSSTIIPFPGIKRKNNKQSPIVCLSVKDHAKVKNFDVINGNNLRKIGVKVVLSEGRDEDENYGLVCPGCGVYMQDNDPNLLGFYKKRKVEVYEDENEGFLDGDEEGEEGFGDEIESFIDEEEEDKVAVVDEIEGSLEMSDEEEGEVDGPDWDSEDWDEEDLEELDGFNPVGVGYGNVTEELVKEKAEKKKRLSKSERKRLAREAEKEREEVMVCARCHSLRNYGQVKNQMAENLIPDFDFDRLISTRLMKPTTADSTVVVMVVDCVDFDGSFPKRAARSLFKALEGKQDGKFSKKLPKLVLVATKVDLLPSEISPTRLDRWVRHRAKAAGAPKLNAVYLVSSRKDLGVRNLLAFIKESAGPRGHVWVIGAQNAGKSTLINTLAKKGGAKVTKLTEAAVPGTTLGILRVGGVLSGKAKMYDTPGLLHAYLMSMRLTREEQKMIEIRKELRPRSYRIKARQAIHVGGLVRLDLVQASVQTIYVTIWASPNVSLHLGKIDNADETWRKHIGIRLQPPIGTDPLSEIGTWTEREFKVTGTSWDVNSSDLAVAGLGWVSLGLKGEATLKLWTYDTVEVVLREPLALDRAPYLERPGFWLPQSISDAIGNQSKLEAQKKQQLEDESEYVTA, from the exons ATGGCAGTTCTGTTATCATCTTCCTCTCCTTCTTCACTTCCAAATGCAAAGCTCTTCATTTCCAGAGATGCAGCGGCTGAACGTAGCAGCACAATCATACCATTTCCAG gaattaaaagaaaaaataacaaacaaagcCCAATCGTATGTTTATCAGTAAAGGATCATGCCAAAGTTAAGAATTTTGATGTTATTAATGGTAATAATTTGAGGAAGATTGGTGTGAAGGTGGTATTAAGTGAGGGGAGAGATGAGGATGAGAATTATGGGCTTGTTTGCCCAGGTTGTGGGGTTTATATGCAGGATAATGACCCAAATCTTCTTGGGTTTTACAAGAAAAGGAAGGTGGAGGTTTACGAGGATGAAAATGAAGGTTTTTTGGATGGTGATGAAGAGGGGGAAGAGGGTTTTGGGGATGAAATTGAGAGTTTTATtgatgaggaagaagaggatAAAGTGGCTGTTGTGGATGAAATTGAAGGCAGTTTGGAAATGAGTGATGAAGAGGAGGGTGAGGTGGACGGGCCCGATTGGGATAGCGAAGACTGGGATGAGGAAGATTTGGAAGAACTCGATGGGTTTAATCCTGTTGGTGTAGGGTATGGTAATGTGACCGAGGAGTTAGTGAAGGAGAAGGCGGAGAAAAAGAAGAGATTGTCGAAGTCCGAGAGGAAGAGGTTGGCTAGGGAGGCTGAGAAAGAGAGGGAGGAGGTTATGGTTTGTGCTAGGTGTCATTCTTTGAGGAACTATGGACAAGTGAAAAATCAAATGGCTGAGAATTTGATACCGGATTTTGATTTCGATAGGTTGATTAGTACCCGTTTGATGAAACCTACCACAGCGGATTCTACAGTTGTTGTCATGGTTGTTGATTGTGTTGATTTTGATGGGTCGTTCCCCAAACGTGCTGCCCGGTCTTTGTTCAAGGCTCTGGAGGGAAAACAAGATGGTAAGTTTAGCAAAAAGTTGCCCAAACTTGTCCTGGTTGCTACAAAGGTTGATCTCCTTCCATCCGAAATTTCACCTACTAGGTTAGATAGATGGGTTCGTCATCGTGCGAAGGCTGCAGGAGCTCCAAAGCTCAATGCTGTTTATTTGGTTAGTTCTCGAAAGGATTTGGGGGTGAGGAATTTGCTAGCCTTCATCAAGGAGTCGGCTGGCCCTCGAGGGCATGTTTGGGTTATTGGAGCACAAAATGCCGGTAAATCTACTCTGATCAACACATTAGCAAAGAAAGGAGGTGCTAAAGTTACAAAACTCACAGAAGCAGCAGTTCCTGGGACGACGCTTGGGATTCTAAGAGTTGGAGGAGTTTTGTCTGGAAAGGCCAAGATGTACGACACTCCTGGACTCCTGCATGCATACTTAATGTCCATGAGATTAACCAGAGAAGAACAGAAAATGATCGAGATACGGAAAGAACTGAGACCTCGGAGTTATAGAATTAAGGCAA GGCAAGCAATTCATGTTGGTGGCTTAGTGAGGCTAGACCTTGTCCAGGCATCTGTTCAGACAATTTATGTGACAATCTGGGCATCACCAAATGTGTCTCTGCATTTAGGAAAGATTGATAATGCTGATGAAACCTGGAGAAAACATATTGGTATCAGGTTACAG CCTCCTATAGGAACAGATCCACTCTCAGAAATTGGAACCTGGACAGAGAGGGAATTTAAAGTGACTGGAACAAGCTGGGATGTAAATAGTTCTGACCTTGCAGTAGCTGGGTTAGGCTGGGTTTCTTTGGGTCTCAAAGGTGAGGCAACATTAAAGCTATGGACATATGATACTGTTGAAGTTGTCTTACGTGAACCTTTAGCTCTTGATCGTGCTCCATATCTTGAGCGACCTGGGTTTTGGTTACCGCAGTCTATATCTGATGCGATTGGCAACCAGAGTAAGCTAGAAGCTCAAAAAAAGCAGCAGCTTGAAGATGAGAGTGAATATGTGACTGCTTGA